A stretch of Alligator mississippiensis isolate rAllMis1 chromosome 14, rAllMis1, whole genome shotgun sequence DNA encodes these proteins:
- the LEMD1 gene encoding LEM domain-containing protein 1 isoform X2 gives MAQVTVGVLIEERHENRSQENTDGFQVKLLSDSELQKQLLLYGVEPGPVLPSTRTLYENKLLELMNSSPQTPRGQTNETEDLDRYSEMKEEKTKETSTEVVLETKDFKVTAACASGYDKLEQILPEDKLAAHLMHGQKQSGGSSPQPTRRKTIADTPGGTVGKDDGQGETWFPASQSPVGISSRQRAAKESGQSTKETVETVRVEKEKLKLEKQKFRAEVAREDTHQGLIPMPVRIAILTIFIFVLFVYVTMETNPNNPFLQFIMARWL, from the exons ATGGCCCAGGTTACTGTCGGTGTGCTGATAGAAGAACGTCACGAAAACAGGAGCCAAGAAAACACAGATGGATTCCAGGTTAAACTACTGAGTGACAGCGAATTGCAGAAACAGCTCCTCCTCTACGGAGTCGAACCTGGACCAGTACTGC CTTCTACGCGGACTCTTTATGAGAACAAGCTATTAGAGTTGATGAATTCGAGCCCGCAAACACCACGTGGTCAGACAAATGAAACGGAAGACCTTGACCGGTATTCAGAAATGAAGGAGGAGAAAACAAAAG AGACTAGTACTGAAGTAGTCCTTGAAACAAAAGACTTCAAAGTGACAGCAGCCTGTGCCTCTGGCTATGATAAA CTGGAACAAATATTGCCAGAGGATAAGCTGGCAGCGCATCTGATGCACGGACAAAAGCAGTCAGGTGGCAGCAGTCCTCAGCCCACACGCAGGAAAACG ATAGCTGACACACCTGGGGGCACTGTTGGCAAAGATGATGGCCAAGGTGAAACATGGTTTCCAGCCTCTCAGTCTCCTGTTGGGATAAG TTCTAGGCAAAGAGCAGCCAAGGAGAGCGGCCAGTCAACCAAGGAGACTGTAGAGACGGTCAGGGTGGAGAAGGAAAAGCTGAAGCTGGAAAAGCAGAAGTTCAGGGCAGAAGTGGCCCGAGAGGATACTCATCAAGGGCTCATACCCATGCCAGTGAGGATCGCCATACTCACCATCTTCATCTTTG
- the LEMD1 gene encoding LEM domain-containing protein 1 isoform X1, producing MSFRSIAMQRLPFGIFSEVLLLDTMAQVTVGVLIEERHENRSQENTDGFQVKLLSDSELQKQLLLYGVEPGPVLPSTRTLYENKLLELMNSSPQTPRGQTNETEDLDRYSEMKEEKTKETSTEVVLETKDFKVTAACASGYDKLEQILPEDKLAAHLMHGQKQSGGSSPQPTRRKTIADTPGGTVGKDDGQGETWFPASQSPVGISSRQRAAKESGQSTKETVETVRVEKEKLKLEKQKFRAEVAREDTHQGLIPMPVRIAILTIFIFVLFVYVTMETNPNNPFLQFIMARWL from the exons ATGAGTTTCAGGAGCATCGCAATGCAGCGTCTTCCCTTCGGTATATTCTCCg AGGTTCTGCTGTTGGACACCATGGCCCAGGTTACTGTCGGTGTGCTGATAGAAGAACGTCACGAAAACAGGAGCCAAGAAAACACAGATGGATTCCAGGTTAAACTACTGAGTGACAGCGAATTGCAGAAACAGCTCCTCCTCTACGGAGTCGAACCTGGACCAGTACTGC CTTCTACGCGGACTCTTTATGAGAACAAGCTATTAGAGTTGATGAATTCGAGCCCGCAAACACCACGTGGTCAGACAAATGAAACGGAAGACCTTGACCGGTATTCAGAAATGAAGGAGGAGAAAACAAAAG AGACTAGTACTGAAGTAGTCCTTGAAACAAAAGACTTCAAAGTGACAGCAGCCTGTGCCTCTGGCTATGATAAA CTGGAACAAATATTGCCAGAGGATAAGCTGGCAGCGCATCTGATGCACGGACAAAAGCAGTCAGGTGGCAGCAGTCCTCAGCCCACACGCAGGAAAACG ATAGCTGACACACCTGGGGGCACTGTTGGCAAAGATGATGGCCAAGGTGAAACATGGTTTCCAGCCTCTCAGTCTCCTGTTGGGATAAG TTCTAGGCAAAGAGCAGCCAAGGAGAGCGGCCAGTCAACCAAGGAGACTGTAGAGACGGTCAGGGTGGAGAAGGAAAAGCTGAAGCTGGAAAAGCAGAAGTTCAGGGCAGAAGTGGCCCGAGAGGATACTCATCAAGGGCTCATACCCATGCCAGTGAGGATCGCCATACTCACCATCTTCATCTTTG